The Faecalibacter sp. LW9 genome has a segment encoding these proteins:
- the lpdA gene encoding dihydrolipoyl dehydrogenase — protein sequence MSYDIIVIGSGPGGYVAAIRASQLGKKVAIVEKAELGGICLNWGCIPTKALLKSAQVFKYLNHAEDFGLNKPSDISFEFGNVVKRSRGVADRMSKGVQFLMKKNNIEVIQGAAKVLPGKKVKVTAADGTSKEISAENIIIATGARSRELPALPQDGKKVIGYRGALAMEKQPKSMIVVGSGAIGVEFAHFYNTLGTQVTIVEYLPRIVPVEDEDISKQLQLSLKKSGINILTNAEVTGVDTSGDLVKATVKTAKGEEILEAEVVLSAAGVVPNTENIGLEEVGIATERGKIIINDFCETSVKGYYAIGDVVKGADLAHLASAQGILCVEHIAGEKVEAIDYGNIPGCTYCSPEIASVGMTEAQAKEAGYEVKVGKFPFSANGKAVANGAADGFVKVVFDAKYGEWLGCHMIGDGVTEMIAEAVAARKLETTAHEIMKSVHPHPTMSEAIMEAVEDAYGHAIHI from the coding sequence ATGAGTTACGACATTATTGTTATTGGAAGCGGACCAGGTGGATATGTAGCGGCAATTAGAGCTTCTCAGTTAGGAAAAAAAGTAGCAATCGTTGAAAAAGCAGAATTAGGAGGTATTTGCCTAAACTGGGGTTGTATTCCAACAAAAGCTTTATTAAAAAGTGCTCAAGTATTCAAATACTTAAATCACGCGGAAGATTTTGGTTTAAATAAACCATCAGATATATCATTTGAATTCGGGAATGTAGTGAAACGTTCACGTGGTGTTGCCGATCGTATGAGCAAAGGTGTTCAATTCTTGATGAAAAAGAATAACATCGAAGTAATCCAAGGTGCTGCGAAAGTATTACCAGGGAAAAAAGTAAAAGTAACTGCAGCAGATGGAACTTCAAAAGAAATCAGTGCAGAAAATATCATCATTGCAACAGGAGCTCGTTCTCGTGAATTACCAGCTTTACCACAAGATGGTAAGAAAGTAATCGGATATCGTGGGGCTTTAGCCATGGAAAAACAACCAAAATCGATGATTGTTGTGGGGTCTGGTGCGATTGGAGTAGAGTTTGCTCACTTCTATAATACATTAGGAACACAAGTAACAATTGTAGAATATTTACCACGAATTGTACCCGTTGAGGACGAAGATATCTCAAAACAATTGCAATTATCGTTAAAGAAGTCTGGAATTAACATATTAACAAATGCTGAAGTTACAGGTGTTGATACATCAGGAGACTTAGTGAAAGCAACTGTTAAAACAGCTAAAGGTGAAGAAATTTTAGAAGCTGAAGTGGTATTATCTGCTGCTGGTGTTGTTCCAAATACTGAAAACATCGGATTAGAAGAAGTAGGGATCGCGACAGAGCGTGGAAAAATAATCATCAATGATTTCTGTGAAACTTCTGTTAAAGGTTACTATGCGATTGGAGATGTAGTAAAAGGAGCTGATTTAGCACATTTAGCATCTGCACAAGGAATTTTATGTGTAGAACACATCGCAGGTGAAAAAGTGGAAGCGATTGACTATGGTAATATCCCAGGTTGTACATATTGTTCACCAGAAATTGCATCGGTTGGTATGACAGAAGCACAAGCAAAAGAAGCAGGTTACGAAGTGAAAGTGGGGAAATTCCCATTTTCAGCGAATGGTAAAGCTGTAGCGAATGGAGCAGCTGATGGATTCGTAAAAGTAGTTTTCGATGCTAAATATGGAGAATGGTTAGGATGCCATATGATTGGAGATGGTGTAACAGAAATGATTGCGGAAGCAGTTGCTGCTCGTAAGTTAGAGACAACAGCACATGAAATCATGAAATCAGTACATCCACACCCAACAATGTCAGAAGCGATTATGGAAGCAGTTGAAGATGCTTACGGACATGCAATCCATATCTAA
- a CDS encoding GNAT family N-acetyltransferase translates to MESERLFFRELTMSDAERLFEIYSDEEAMKYRQSAHHQTMDDSFEMLKRDAEVRTSNYEIRFGIIEKSSMRLIGTMMYQPVSYKAIIGYSFAKESWGKGYATEVVDWMIHHLKQNHFTSVEAWVLNENLASCKVLEKNNFRLISQTIYPESKYFLLNL, encoded by the coding sequence ATGGAATCTGAACGATTATTTTTTCGCGAATTAACGATGAGTGATGCAGAGCGATTATTTGAAATTTACTCCGATGAAGAAGCAATGAAATACCGACAATCTGCACATCATCAAACAATGGATGATTCCTTTGAAATGCTAAAACGAGATGCAGAAGTAAGAACATCCAATTACGAAATTCGTTTTGGAATTATTGAAAAATCAAGTATGCGATTAATTGGCACAATGATGTATCAACCTGTCTCTTATAAAGCTATTATTGGTTATTCGTTTGCAAAAGAAAGCTGGGGAAAGGGATATGCCACCGAAGTCGTTGATTGGATGATACATCATCTAAAACAAAATCACTTCACTTCTGTTGAAGCTTGGGTTTTAAATGAGAATTTAGCTTCGTGTAAAGTATTAGAGAAAAATAATTTCAGGTTAATTTCACAAACCATCTATCCTGAATCTAAGTATTTTCTACTAAATCTTTAA
- the rpoN gene encoding RNA polymerase factor sigma-54, translated as MLKQELNLKLQQKLSPQQIQLMKLVQLPTVAFEQRVKEELEENPALDDQSSEYDDEYGMEHDDWDNDGGEDYGDDQVIDTSDINIDEYLSDDDIPNYKTYSNNYSDDDEDRSVPYAQGVSFIEYLKSQIYTYRLTDQQFTIAEFILGNIDDDGYIRRELKSLVDDLAFTQNIFVSHEEVENILLNYIQKLDPVGVGARNLQECLLIQLENKTQTPAVELAEKLIDESFDAFTKKHYSKLLAKYDVEEEELRDAIYEIERLNPKPGKSFSSSSKIVEQITPDFTINIVDGDLELSLNGRNVPELRVSNTFAEMLDTYKKTEKKSAQQKEAVLFVKQKLDSAKWFIDAIQQRRNTLMYTMEAIMKFQKEYFLTGDETKIKPMILKDISDRIGMDISTVSRVANSKYVATPYGTFLIKDLFSESLTNEDGEEVSTREIKRILQDVIHDEDKRKPLTDEKLTEILKEKGYPIARRTIAKYREQLNIPVARLRKEI; from the coding sequence ATGTTAAAGCAGGAACTAAATTTAAAATTACAACAGAAGTTATCGCCTCAGCAAATTCAATTAATGAAGTTAGTTCAGCTTCCTACGGTTGCTTTTGAGCAACGTGTAAAGGAAGAGTTGGAAGAAAACCCTGCATTAGATGATCAATCGTCTGAATATGATGATGAATATGGAATGGAACATGACGATTGGGATAATGATGGAGGAGAAGATTATGGTGATGACCAAGTAATCGATACGAGCGATATTAATATTGATGAGTATCTAAGTGATGATGATATTCCGAATTATAAAACCTATTCGAACAATTATAGCGATGACGACGAAGATCGTTCAGTACCTTATGCCCAAGGCGTTAGTTTTATTGAATATTTAAAGAGTCAAATTTATACTTACCGTTTAACAGATCAACAGTTTACCATTGCCGAATTTATTTTAGGAAATATCGACGATGACGGGTATATCCGTAGAGAACTAAAATCATTAGTCGATGATTTAGCCTTTACACAAAATATTTTTGTATCACATGAAGAGGTTGAAAATATTTTGTTGAATTATATTCAAAAATTAGATCCAGTAGGTGTTGGTGCACGTAATTTACAGGAATGTTTATTGATTCAATTAGAAAATAAAACACAAACACCAGCGGTTGAATTGGCTGAAAAATTGATCGATGAATCATTTGATGCTTTTACAAAAAAACATTATTCTAAGCTTTTAGCGAAGTATGATGTGGAAGAAGAGGAACTGCGTGATGCAATCTATGAAATTGAGCGTTTAAATCCAAAACCAGGTAAATCATTCTCTTCAAGCAGTAAAATTGTGGAGCAAATTACGCCTGATTTTACAATTAATATTGTAGATGGTGATTTAGAATTATCATTAAATGGTCGCAATGTCCCTGAACTTCGCGTTTCGAATACATTTGCCGAAATGTTAGATACATATAAGAAAACAGAGAAAAAATCGGCACAACAAAAAGAAGCTGTTCTCTTTGTGAAGCAGAAATTAGATTCAGCCAAATGGTTTATTGATGCTATTCAACAACGTCGTAATACGTTAATGTATACGATGGAAGCCATCATGAAATTCCAGAAAGAATATTTCTTGACAGGAGATGAGACTAAGATTAAACCGATGATTTTGAAAGATATTTCTGATCGTATCGGAATGGATATATCAACAGTTTCTCGTGTGGCCAATTCGAAATATGTAGCAACACCTTATGGAACATTTTTAATTAAAGATTTATTCTCTGAATCATTAACCAATGAGGATGGAGAAGAAGTTTCTACACGTGAAATTAAACGTATTCTTCAAGATGTCATTCATGACGAAGATAAACGTAAACCGTTAACGGATGAAAAATTAACGGAAATCTTAAAAGAAAAAGGGTATCCAATTGCGCGACGTACAATTGCTAAGTATCGCGAACAGCTAAATATTCCGGTTGCAAGATTAAGAAAAGAAATTTAA